The Aspergillus nidulans FGSC A4 chromosome VIII genome contains the following window.
CCTTCATtccacctcatcttctttttCCTTAGCAATTTTACCTCACTGCTTCACTGCCAGGATTCTGTCTAAAAAAGAACCGGCCCGAATGACTGCAAGTGGTATAGATTCTCAAGCCTGCCCCAGCCTCGAGAACCTTCTAGTGAACCCTGATCTAAGTGACCCTTGCCTGAAGAAGGTTAATGgcatccttctcctccatcacaCCAATATGAACGATATTCTAATTGTTCGTGAGAAGGCTCCTGGCGGCTGTTCAATTCCGAGATTTGGTAAGGGCTGCCCGGGGGCTGGCTATAGGTTAACCTTGATAACACCAATTCTGTCTCTTGAATGAACATATCCTTAGCATCAACATTGTCGAGGATTATCAGCCAACTGTCGTTAGCAGCGTCCGAGAGCCACCGTGACACCAGCTTGAAAAATTCGATCCCTGAGTCAGTTCTCCCTGGGAGCTTGAGTTCCTCTGCAAGAGCCCTGTAGGCCTGCTCGTATCGCGCGGTGTTGCTAGCATATACCCAAAATACTGACAATCTTGGTGCGTATCCGAGCTCAATAAGCGTACTCAACAGAAATCTAAGacttgctgcttcttctcaaAGAACCTTCACAAGCAGACGTACTGATGTTCACATACCATATACCCCTTATATCAATAGCGCAACTCTTGTATGTTTGGCCGAGGTTATATATCACAGTTTATTGTCAATGTCTGCCATTATAGATTCCGCCCGATGAGTGGCAAATGCCTATACCTCCGACAGCCATGTTGAGCCCTACGCATTAGCCCTCGAACTGAACTTCACTGACGCACATCCATATCTGAAGCGTCTCCTAGCTCTTGATCTCCTTGCCAGTCTTGTCATCGTCTACTTTAGCAAGGGCGTATTCGAGCTT
Protein-coding sequences here:
- a CDS encoding uncharacterized protein (transcript_id=CADANIAT00001101), which codes for MSSYEDVVLLYYGDSQACPSLENLLVNPDLSDPCLKKVNGILLLHHTNMNDILIVREKAPGGCSIPRFAQLFHVEPYALALELNFTDAHPYLKRLLALDLLASLVIVYFSKGVFELTAASVPARGLGGSGTTVGLPHQFESLEFINLGDLKAIASDAPLIRDRAFNAI